The following are encoded together in the Ezakiella massiliensis genome:
- a CDS encoding small basic family protein: MLIVILGLIVGVMIGVILPYTYNTAYTLYVSVIILASMDSVFGGINASLQDKFENKIFLSGFIGNTIIAVVLTYFGQKVGVPMYYATIVVFGSRIFNNFAEIRRILIKNSIN; the protein is encoded by the coding sequence GTGTTAATTGTTATTTTGGGTTTAATAGTTGGTGTAATGATTGGTGTGATTTTGCCATACACTTATAATACTGCATACACGCTTTATGTATCAGTTATTATACTTGCATCGATGGATTCGGTTTTTGGAGGAATTAATGCTAGCTTGCAAGACAAATTTGAAAACAAAATATTTTTGTCGGGCTTTATAGGCAATACAATAATTGCAGTTGTGCTTACTTACTTTGGACAAAAAGTAGGAGTGCCAATGTATTATGCAACAATTGTGGTTTTTGGTAGCAGAATTTTTAATAATTTTGCAGAAATTAGAAGAATTTTAATTAAAAATAGCATTAATTAG
- a CDS encoding DUF881 domain-containing protein — MKINKSIIIVTVFMSILFGLSLKMDVETEDLDKEFVGENKNKELAIVNEQIRVNKEIISDLNEKVLSLKSLQSPEVMEDHLKHERDKYQELACKTDLTGQGLEIILEDSKDSVFQNTNFGIVHDIDIINIINDLRSNGAEAISINDIRVIETTDVKCGGPVVRIDGVPKAVPFVIRAIGDAEKLYAGLYDTNGYLKLLEEVYSIKVEIKKSDEILIPKKVR; from the coding sequence ATGAAGATAAATAAATCCATAATCATAGTAACAGTTTTTATGAGCATCTTGTTTGGGCTGAGCCTTAAAATGGATGTTGAAACTGAGGACCTGGACAAGGAATTTGTAGGTGAAAATAAAAACAAAGAACTTGCCATTGTAAATGAACAAATAAGGGTGAACAAGGAAATAATTAGTGATTTAAATGAAAAAGTCTTGAGCCTAAAAAGTCTTCAGTCTCCAGAAGTTATGGAAGACCATTTAAAGCATGAGAGAGATAAGTATCAAGAGCTGGCCTGCAAAACGGATTTGACTGGCCAGGGTCTTGAGATTATTTTAGAAGATAGCAAGGATAGTGTATTTCAAAATACAAATTTTGGAATCGTGCACGATATTGATATCATTAATATAATTAACGATTTGAGGTCAAATGGTGCCGAGGCGATTTCCATTAATGATATTAGGGTAATAGAGACTACAGATGTAAAGTGCGGCGGCCCCGTTGTTAGAATTGACGGAGTGCCAAAGGCAGTTCCATTTGTGATAAGGGCTATAGGTGATGCAGAAAAGTTATATGCGGGTTTATATGATACAAACGGCTATTTAAAGTTGTTGGAAGAGGTTTACAGCATAAAAGTTGAGATAAAAAAATCGGATGAGATATTGATTCCAAAGAAGGTGAGATAG
- a CDS encoding DUF881 domain-containing protein, producing the protein MKNKNSIALLLVSILLGIVIGLQVRTVSKNNSIKTKDGELRSRELATELKKSIEERDRQRKEIEDLNNLILAYENEYKENDDKTSILYDEIEKYKKLACMTDVSGKGIIITINNPKGVEDSGSSIDNNPEIILRLISVLNSAGAEAISINGQRITAYTEVELAQRVLEINGVSVSSPIIIKAIGDKDTIIPAINIKTGVMDSLRNYGFEAIVKEDDNVSIEKINMLKDFKFAKTVSNEDK; encoded by the coding sequence ATGAAGAATAAAAATTCCATAGCTCTTTTGCTGGTATCAATTCTTTTGGGAATAGTTATAGGCCTCCAGGTTAGGACTGTTAGTAAAAACAATTCCATAAAAACCAAGGACGGAGAGCTCAGGTCCAGGGAGTTGGCAACAGAACTTAAAAAATCAATAGAAGAAAGAGATAGGCAAAGGAAAGAAATAGAAGATTTAAATAATTTAATCCTTGCCTATGAAAACGAATACAAAGAAAATGACGACAAGACAAGTATCTTGTACGATGAAATTGAAAAATATAAAAAGCTAGCCTGCATGACAGATGTAAGCGGCAAGGGAATTATAATTACAATAAATAATCCCAAGGGTGTAGAAGATAGTGGATCTTCAATAGACAACAACCCAGAGATAATTTTAAGATTGATTTCAGTTTTAAATTCCGCAGGAGCGGAGGCTATTTCAATCAATGGCCAAAGGATCACTGCATATACTGAAGTTGAACTCGCTCAAAGGGTTTTGGAGATAAATGGCGTTAGCGTAAGCTCTCCTATTATTATAAAGGCTATTGGAGACAAGGACACGATTATACCTGCCATAAACATTAAAACTGGCGTTATGGATTCCTTAAGAAATTATGGCTTTGAAGCTATTGTAAAAGAAGATGATAATGTCAGCATAGAAAAAATTAATATGCTAAAAGATTTTAAATTTGCAAAGACGGTTTCAAATGAAGATAAATAA